Proteins encoded in a region of the Nitrospira sp. genome:
- the ligA gene encoding NAD-dependent DNA ligase LigA, producing MQQDSLYDDSPSSSKAVRVEQERLAQLKNQIRHHDYLYYVKDRPEISDGEYDRLFRELVDLEEAYPELITLDSPTQRVGASPLDELGKVQHERPMLSLDSLVNPEDVLAFDLRMKRELDTDQVEYTVEPKFDGLSVEMVYDHGTFVRGSTRGDGNIGEDITINLRTIRSLPLQLQAGTYPDHLAVRGEVYMRLSDFHALNRRMTERGDDAFANPRNAAAGSLRQLDSQITASRPLVVTCYEVMAMTGVPPPSHWAELETLALCGLPVPHLRRRCETIDQVLAFHRETDDQRDNLPYEIDGVVVKVDRGDWQARLGMKSRSPRWAIAFKFAPRKEITEVQDIAVSVGRTGTLTPLALLKPVEVGGVTISRATLHNADEVARKDIRIGDRVRIERAGDVIPAIAERIPVSNEVRSDPFQMPPHCPICGSAVAREGAYFYCTGQAACPAQLKGAIEHFASKAALNIEGLGKKTVAQLVDHGLVKDLSDLYRLRPEQLLELEGFAERSSALLLDAIARSKNVSLDRFLMGLGIRQVGRHVAKVLAKEFGSLDAIMSADRDRFQETREIGPEISESLVSYFQESSNRRVIDQLHTLGLSIVDTPSPQNRAALFLSGKSFVFTGGLMRLTRDEAKALVERLGATVSSSVSKKTSYVVAGTDPGSKLDLAEELGVTVLDEKAFLDLIEQQKEG from the coding sequence ATGCAACAGGATTCACTCTATGACGACTCTCCGTCCTCTTCGAAGGCCGTTCGCGTCGAACAGGAGCGTCTCGCGCAACTCAAAAACCAAATCCGGCATCACGACTATCTCTACTACGTCAAGGACCGACCCGAGATCTCCGATGGGGAGTATGATCGGTTGTTCCGAGAACTGGTCGATCTCGAAGAAGCTTACCCGGAGCTGATCACCCTCGATTCACCGACCCAACGCGTCGGTGCCTCTCCTTTGGATGAACTCGGCAAGGTACAGCACGAACGGCCCATGTTGAGCCTTGATTCGTTGGTGAATCCTGAGGATGTCCTGGCCTTCGACCTGCGGATGAAACGGGAGTTGGACACGGATCAAGTCGAGTACACGGTCGAGCCAAAATTCGACGGTCTGTCGGTTGAAATGGTCTACGATCACGGGACGTTTGTTCGTGGTTCAACCCGTGGGGATGGCAATATCGGCGAGGATATCACCATTAATCTCCGTACGATTCGATCGTTACCTCTACAGTTGCAGGCCGGCACGTACCCGGATCATCTAGCCGTGCGGGGCGAGGTGTACATGCGTCTCTCCGACTTTCATGCGCTCAACCGCCGAATGACGGAACGGGGGGACGACGCCTTTGCAAACCCGCGCAATGCCGCCGCCGGCTCTCTTCGGCAACTCGACTCGCAGATCACTGCCTCTCGGCCGCTTGTTGTCACTTGCTATGAAGTGATGGCGATGACCGGAGTTCCTCCGCCATCGCACTGGGCTGAACTGGAGACGTTGGCTCTGTGTGGACTTCCGGTGCCTCACCTTCGCCGACGATGCGAGACCATCGACCAAGTCTTGGCATTTCACCGGGAAACGGATGACCAGCGCGACAATCTCCCCTATGAAATTGATGGAGTCGTGGTAAAAGTCGATCGCGGGGATTGGCAGGCGCGGCTGGGAATGAAATCCAGAAGCCCTCGTTGGGCCATCGCGTTCAAGTTTGCTCCTCGGAAGGAAATCACGGAGGTACAAGACATTGCCGTCTCCGTCGGCCGGACTGGAACCTTGACCCCACTCGCCCTACTGAAGCCGGTGGAAGTGGGCGGGGTCACCATCAGCCGAGCAACCCTACACAATGCCGATGAGGTGGCAAGAAAGGACATCCGCATAGGCGACAGGGTTCGAATCGAGCGCGCAGGGGATGTCATTCCAGCGATCGCGGAGCGTATCCCCGTCTCGAATGAAGTCAGGTCAGACCCTTTCCAAATGCCACCTCACTGTCCGATATGCGGTTCTGCCGTGGCAAGAGAGGGTGCCTACTTCTACTGCACCGGCCAAGCCGCCTGTCCGGCCCAGCTGAAAGGTGCCATTGAACACTTCGCATCGAAGGCCGCACTCAATATCGAGGGACTGGGTAAGAAAACGGTTGCCCAATTGGTCGACCACGGCCTCGTGAAGGATCTATCCGACCTGTATCGGCTAAGGCCTGAACAACTTCTTGAACTCGAGGGTTTTGCGGAACGATCGTCGGCCCTTCTCCTTGACGCCATCGCTCGGAGCAAAAACGTCTCGCTCGACCGATTTTTGATGGGCCTGGGAATCCGTCAAGTAGGACGGCACGTCGCAAAAGTGCTCGCGAAAGAGTTCGGCTCGCTTGATGCCATCATGTCGGCTGACCGCGACCGTTTTCAGGAAACCCGAGAGATCGGTCCCGAAATCTCCGAAAGTTTGGTCTCCTACTTCCAAGAAAGCTCGAACCGACGGGTCATCGACCAACTGCATACACTAGGCTTGTCGATCGTCGATACACCCTCGCCTCAGAACCGCGCAGCTTTGTTTCTCTCAGGAAAGAGCTTCGTGTTCACCGGTGGTTTGATGAGGCTGACGAGAGATGAGGCCAAGGCGTTGGTCGAACGGTTGGGCGCCACAGTGTCCTCCAGCGTCAGCAAGAAGACAAGCTACGTCGTAGCCGGGACAGACCCTGGCTCTAAACTCGATCTGGCTGAGGAATTAGGTGTGACCGTCCTTGACGAGAAGGCCTTCCTAGACTTGATAGAGCAGCAAAAAGAAGGCTAG
- a CDS encoding hemolysin family protein — protein MDILILLGLIGLSAIISTAEIGFFSVNETRLKALAQNGSKRAAKALQLRSDPQKLLSTILVGDRLVSTATPMLATFITLNAYGGQGVFEEAIGVMVGILTFVLLVSVDVIPKTLAAKFSVPVTLNMAYPIYWVQVMLRPLLFLIVPLIYSLTGGKGLTLPLVTEEELKIMLDQGGKTGELESEEVKMIKNVFQLKDITAEDAMTPRIYVFSLDGNLRLSEAQELLYNSKYSRIPLYDGMLDNITGILYKAKALTELAKGKTDLRLRDIAHPPLFVPAGKTADDLMKQFQQEKRHMGVVVNEFGGVMGLVTLEDLLEEVVGEIVDETDITEELIKRIGKNQILVHGRTEVRKVNDFLKVELGDEALTIGGLIQENLGRIPQAGEELRIENCRLVVHEADPRSIRSVQIFKVEKVPVPVEASV, from the coding sequence ATGGACATCCTCATCCTTTTAGGATTGATAGGGTTATCCGCTATTATTTCAACAGCCGAGATCGGCTTCTTCTCGGTCAACGAAACTCGGCTGAAAGCATTGGCGCAGAACGGCAGTAAACGGGCAGCCAAAGCCCTTCAATTGAGGAGCGACCCCCAAAAGCTCCTCTCGACCATTCTGGTAGGTGACCGCCTCGTCAGCACTGCGACGCCTATGTTGGCCACCTTCATCACATTGAATGCCTATGGAGGCCAGGGTGTGTTCGAAGAAGCGATCGGGGTCATGGTCGGTATTTTGACCTTCGTGCTTTTGGTGTCGGTGGATGTCATTCCAAAGACTCTAGCGGCAAAGTTCTCCGTACCCGTGACGCTGAACATGGCCTACCCAATCTATTGGGTCCAGGTCATGCTGAGGCCTCTGCTTTTTCTGATCGTCCCCCTGATCTACAGTTTGACGGGGGGAAAGGGGTTGACGCTTCCCTTGGTGACGGAAGAAGAGCTGAAAATCATGTTGGACCAAGGAGGAAAGACCGGGGAATTAGAATCGGAAGAAGTCAAAATGATTAAGAACGTGTTTCAACTGAAGGATATTACGGCGGAGGATGCGATGACGCCGCGCATCTATGTGTTTTCTCTCGACGGGAATCTTCGACTTAGTGAAGCACAAGAGCTGCTCTATAATTCCAAGTATTCCAGAATTCCGCTCTATGACGGCATGCTCGATAACATCACTGGGATTCTCTACAAGGCGAAGGCGCTGACCGAGTTGGCCAAGGGGAAAACCGATTTGCGCCTTCGGGATATCGCCCATCCTCCGCTCTTCGTCCCGGCAGGGAAAACGGCGGACGACTTGATGAAGCAGTTCCAGCAGGAAAAGCGGCATATGGGAGTCGTCGTCAACGAATTTGGTGGTGTCATGGGACTGGTGACGCTCGAAGATCTTCTTGAGGAAGTGGTGGGTGAGATTGTCGATGAAACGGATATCACGGAAGAACTCATCAAACGTATCGGAAAGAACCAAATCCTGGTCCATGGACGGACGGAAGTTCGAAAGGTGAACGACTTCTTGAAAGTCGAGCTTGGCGATGAAGCCCTGACGATCGGAGGGCTGATCCAGGAAAATCTTGGTCGCATCCCTCAGGCAGGAGAAGAACTCCGCATCGAGAATTGCCGTCTGGTGGTCCATGAGGCAGATCCTCGATCGATACGAAGCGTGCAAATTTTCAAAGTCGAAAAAGTGCCTGTCCCGGTGGAAGCCTCGGTGTGA
- a CDS encoding septal ring lytic transglycosylase RlpA family protein, which produces MPLTKPTLLFIIVVGLGAFLYHGCATAPRPIDRFPGYPVGFVERGMASWYGPGFHGNKTANGERYDMYKLTAAHRTLPLGSVAVVHSLTSGRHVTVRINDRGPFARGRILDLSLAGAQALGMVGNGTDQVELQVVAYNSRPEGMGLLRVQVGAFADLQNARALFAQVQRDFPDGRIIQVDLPEGRRYRVQIGRFLTESEAQVAAARLDRALRLQSFVVRDDG; this is translated from the coding sequence ATGCCGCTCACGAAACCTACCCTTTTGTTCATAATCGTGGTTGGACTGGGTGCCTTCCTCTACCATGGCTGTGCCACAGCTCCCCGTCCAATTGACCGTTTTCCTGGGTATCCGGTTGGATTTGTAGAACGAGGGATGGCCTCGTGGTATGGCCCTGGTTTTCATGGGAACAAGACGGCTAATGGAGAGCGGTACGATATGTACAAACTGACGGCTGCTCATCGGACGCTGCCGCTAGGGTCCGTCGCAGTTGTTCATTCGTTGACCTCTGGGCGTCATGTTACAGTCAGGATTAATGATCGAGGGCCGTTCGCCAGGGGGAGAATTTTGGACCTTTCGTTGGCCGGTGCTCAAGCGCTCGGGATGGTCGGCAACGGAACCGATCAGGTCGAACTGCAAGTTGTCGCCTATAACTCTCGACCCGAAGGGATGGGGCTGTTACGGGTTCAAGTCGGTGCCTTCGCCGATCTTCAGAATGCCCGGGCGCTGTTTGCACAAGTTCAACGAGATTTTCCCGACGGGCGTATTATCCAGGTAGATCTTCCGGAAGGGCGCCGTTACCGAGTCCAAATTGGTCGATTCTTGACTGAATCGGAAGCTCAGGTGGCTGCGGCTCGTCTCGATCGTGCGTTACGTCTGCAATCGTTTGTTGTTCGGGATGATGGCTGA
- a CDS encoding ACT domain-containing protein gives MPTTTQLVISGQSKPGTLARVTAVLGEAGVNIKAFSAPEVMGTGKLRLLVADLESARAALKAAKIKFGEETALLLSLENKPGALRKVADILMKSRINIKCGYCTPSREGKRAIVVLTVSNIDKALTLLRNQSLDEF, from the coding sequence ATGCCGACTACGACGCAGCTTGTCATCAGCGGTCAGAGTAAGCCGGGTACTCTTGCCAGAGTGACGGCGGTCCTCGGTGAAGCGGGAGTCAATATCAAGGCTTTCTCCGCACCGGAAGTGATGGGGACGGGCAAGTTGCGTCTGCTGGTCGCGGATCTGGAAAGTGCCCGCGCGGCCCTTAAGGCGGCGAAGATTAAGTTCGGCGAAGAAACCGCACTCCTGTTGAGTCTCGAAAATAAGCCTGGAGCATTGAGGAAAGTGGCAGATATCTTGATGAAGAGCCGGATCAACATCAAATGCGGCTATTGTACACCTTCACGTGAAGGGAAGCGGGCGATCGTCGTTCTAACCGTTTCCAACATTGACAAAGCCTTGACTCTTCTACGCAACCAGTCGCTCGACGAGTTTTGA
- a CDS encoding vitamin B12-dependent ribonucleotide reductase: MKIDRRFTRRGQNPYEGITFVKRSSEIRNPDGSTVFKLENIDVPEAWSQLAVDILAQKYFRKAGVPQRDQNGQAAIDPDGKPVLGGERDARQVFERMAGCWTHWGKSYGYFKTPEDAESFHDEMCCMLARQMAAPNSPQWFNTGLHFAYGLSGPAQGHYYVDPQTREIVKATNAFEHPQPHACFIQSIEDDLVNENGIMDLWVREARLFKYGSGTGTNFSRLRGDGEKLSGGGRSSGLMSFLKIGDRAAGAIKSGGTTRRAAKMVCLDLDHPDIEEFIDWKVIEEQKVAAMVTGSRICAQRLNAVLKACHTVDGEGALRLDLDQKTNPVLREALISARRDMVPEAYVQRMFSYAQQGFTHFVFHEYDTNWDGKAYQTVSGQNSNNSVRIPNEFFTVLETDGDWQLKRRTDGKVCKTVRARELWDRIAWAAWICADPGTQYDTTINEWHTCPEDGRINASNPCSEYMFLDDTACNLASLNLTKFYTADGQFELEHFRHAVRLWTIALEISVLMASFPSRSIAEKSYRFRTLGLGYANLGTVLMRQGIPYDSPKALAICGAITAIMTGEAYGTSAEMAAELSPFPGYAKNREHMLRVIRNHRRAAYQVPHGEYEGLTIAPAGIRPEHCPPDMLLAARRAWDHALELGTAYGYRNAQVTVIAPTGTIGLVMDCDTTGIEPDFALVKFKKLAGGGYFKIINQSLPIALANLGYTDQQTQDIVRYCVGAQTLKGAPFINHDTLRQKGFDDTALGRLENSLGQAFEIQFAFNKFTLGDAFCLEKLGLTEAQLNETNFNMMKTLGFTQEEIAAANDFCCGTMTVEGAPHLKAEHLAVFDCANRCGRIGQRSIAVDAHIRMMAAAQPFISGAISKTINMPADATLEAVKAAYLLAWKSMVKAVALYRDGSKLSQPLSASTDNGKAVEAATVVMELAEKVTERVLVRYLAKRRPLPSRRSGYTQKAIVGGHKLYLRTGEYEDGTVGEIFLDMHKEGAAFRSLMNCFAIAISLGLQHGVPLEEFVEAFVFTRFEPNGPVKMNDRIKMSTSIIDYIFRELAVTYLDRYDLAQVNEEDLRMDAVKKDNMDPECFDEEADLDALAQSSIITEHLPIRRNGGKGNGHGNGHGVARHVEIMRETLTLTEVQSAKEAKVKGYEGDPCQECKQFTMVRNGTCLKCVTCGATSGCS, encoded by the coding sequence GTGAAAATTGATCGAAGATTTACCCGTCGCGGGCAGAATCCCTACGAGGGGATTACGTTTGTGAAGCGTTCGTCGGAGATTCGGAATCCCGACGGATCCACCGTATTTAAGCTCGAAAATATCGATGTTCCGGAGGCATGGTCTCAGCTTGCCGTCGACATATTGGCCCAGAAATACTTTCGGAAGGCCGGAGTCCCGCAGCGCGATCAGAATGGGCAGGCGGCCATCGACCCGGATGGCAAGCCGGTGTTGGGTGGTGAGCGAGACGCTCGCCAAGTCTTCGAACGCATGGCCGGGTGCTGGACCCATTGGGGCAAATCCTATGGGTATTTCAAGACGCCGGAAGATGCCGAGTCTTTTCACGATGAAATGTGCTGCATGCTGGCGCGCCAAATGGCCGCGCCGAATTCTCCTCAATGGTTCAATACAGGCCTTCATTTTGCCTATGGGTTATCGGGACCGGCACAAGGACATTATTACGTCGATCCCCAGACTCGCGAAATTGTGAAAGCCACCAATGCCTTCGAACACCCTCAGCCTCATGCCTGTTTCATTCAATCAATCGAGGATGATCTGGTGAATGAAAACGGGATCATGGATCTTTGGGTCCGGGAGGCGAGGTTGTTCAAATATGGTTCCGGGACCGGGACTAATTTTTCGAGACTGCGCGGGGATGGCGAAAAGCTTTCCGGTGGCGGGCGGTCTTCAGGCCTCATGTCTTTCCTGAAGATCGGGGATCGAGCCGCCGGAGCGATCAAGTCCGGAGGGACGACGCGCCGCGCCGCCAAGATGGTCTGTTTGGACCTCGATCATCCGGACATCGAAGAATTCATCGATTGGAAAGTCATCGAAGAACAAAAAGTCGCGGCGATGGTGACGGGCTCAAGGATTTGTGCACAGCGCCTCAACGCCGTGCTGAAAGCTTGTCATACGGTCGATGGCGAGGGTGCTCTCAGGTTGGACCTCGATCAGAAGACCAACCCGGTCTTGCGTGAGGCCTTGATCTCGGCCCGTCGGGATATGGTGCCCGAGGCGTATGTCCAACGAATGTTTTCCTATGCACAGCAAGGCTTCACACATTTTGTGTTTCATGAGTATGACACGAATTGGGACGGGAAGGCCTATCAGACCGTCTCCGGGCAAAATTCGAACAACAGTGTCAGAATCCCCAATGAGTTTTTCACCGTTCTCGAAACCGACGGCGATTGGCAGCTCAAACGCCGAACGGACGGCAAAGTCTGTAAGACCGTCAGGGCGCGGGAGCTGTGGGACCGGATCGCTTGGGCGGCCTGGATTTGTGCTGATCCTGGCACTCAATACGATACCACCATCAACGAGTGGCATACCTGTCCGGAAGACGGCCGCATCAACGCCTCGAACCCCTGTTCCGAATACATGTTTTTGGATGATACAGCCTGCAATCTCGCCTCCCTCAATCTCACAAAGTTTTACACCGCCGACGGGCAGTTCGAACTGGAACATTTCCGCCATGCCGTTCGGTTGTGGACGATTGCACTGGAAATCAGCGTGTTGATGGCTTCCTTCCCGAGCCGGTCCATCGCTGAAAAGAGCTATCGGTTCCGGACGCTCGGGTTGGGGTACGCGAATTTGGGGACCGTGCTCATGCGACAAGGGATCCCTTATGATTCACCCAAGGCCCTGGCGATTTGTGGAGCCATCACGGCCATCATGACCGGGGAAGCATACGGGACGTCGGCTGAAATGGCTGCCGAATTGTCGCCCTTCCCGGGGTACGCAAAAAATCGAGAGCACATGCTGCGTGTTATTCGTAATCACCGTCGGGCAGCTTACCAGGTGCCTCATGGGGAATATGAAGGTCTGACGATCGCTCCAGCGGGAATCCGTCCCGAGCATTGTCCTCCCGACATGCTTCTTGCCGCCAGACGAGCGTGGGATCACGCGCTTGAATTAGGGACGGCGTATGGGTACCGCAATGCACAAGTGACCGTCATCGCTCCGACCGGCACAATTGGGTTGGTCATGGACTGTGATACCACGGGGATTGAACCGGATTTCGCTCTGGTGAAGTTTAAGAAACTGGCCGGTGGAGGGTACTTCAAGATCATCAATCAAAGCTTGCCGATTGCGCTGGCCAACCTCGGGTATACGGACCAGCAAACGCAGGATATCGTCCGGTACTGTGTCGGGGCTCAGACGCTCAAGGGCGCACCGTTCATCAATCACGACACGCTGCGTCAAAAGGGATTCGATGACACAGCCCTGGGTCGTTTGGAGAACAGTTTGGGGCAAGCGTTCGAAATTCAGTTCGCTTTCAATAAGTTTACGCTGGGAGACGCGTTCTGTCTCGAAAAGCTTGGCTTGACCGAGGCCCAGCTGAATGAAACAAACTTCAACATGATGAAGACGCTCGGTTTTACGCAAGAAGAGATCGCCGCTGCAAACGATTTCTGCTGTGGGACGATGACGGTGGAGGGCGCGCCGCATTTGAAGGCTGAACATCTCGCGGTATTCGACTGTGCCAATCGGTGCGGTCGAATCGGACAACGCTCCATCGCCGTCGATGCGCATATCCGCATGATGGCCGCAGCACAGCCGTTCATCAGCGGCGCGATCAGCAAGACCATCAACATGCCGGCCGATGCCACGCTCGAAGCCGTCAAGGCAGCCTATTTGCTTGCCTGGAAGAGCATGGTCAAAGCGGTCGCACTGTATCGTGACGGGTCCAAGCTGAGTCAGCCATTGAGCGCCTCGACAGACAATGGAAAGGCCGTGGAGGCGGCTACCGTCGTGATGGAGCTGGCGGAGAAAGTCACCGAACGGGTGCTCGTTCGGTATCTCGCCAAGCGACGCCCGCTACCGAGTCGACGAAGCGGATACACTCAAAAGGCAATTGTCGGAGGACATAAGCTCTACCTGCGCACCGGTGAATATGAGGATGGGACGGTCGGGGAGATCTTTTTGGACATGCATAAGGAGGGGGCGGCATTCAGAAGTCTCATGAATTGTTTTGCCATCGCCATCTCTCTGGGGCTTCAGCACGGCGTGCCACTGGAAGAATTCGTCGAGGCGTTCGTCTTTACCCGGTTTGAGCCGAACGGTCCCGTCAAAATGAACGATCGAATCAAGATGTCGACCTCGATCATCGATTATATCTTCCGTGAATTGGCCGTTACGTATCTCGATCGGTATGACCTCGCGCAGGTGAACGAAGAAGATCTACGCATGGATGCCGTGAAGAAAGACAATATGGATCCCGAATGCTTCGATGAAGAAGCGGACCTTGATGCACTGGCTCAATCTTCCATTATTACGGAACATCTTCCCATCCGCCGGAACGGCGGAAAAGGAAATGGCCACGGAAACGGACACGGTGTCGCCAGACACGTGGAGATCATGCGCGAAACACTCACACTGACGGAGGTCCAAAGCGCGAAAGAGGCCAAAGTCAAGGGCTACGAAGGGGATCCCTGCCAAGAATGCAAGCAATTTACCATGGTTCGTAACGGCACCTGTCTCAAATGTGTTACGTGCGGCGCAACGAGCGGATGTTCATAA
- a CDS encoding DUF4359 domain-containing protein yields the protein MSLFRLSGIVVVLAVAVGLVLSNPTMDDYLRFVEQELSKAIDRMDRGAPTREQQFIRQVFQSQSRKLLESIVRPNTARQNWGIASKYETQVVGTKVIVLGLGGRFIPLQGVEEATVKIGRMAF from the coding sequence ATGAGTCTCTTTCGGCTGAGCGGAATAGTCGTTGTACTGGCTGTCGCGGTCGGTCTGGTTTTATCGAATCCGACCATGGATGACTATTTACGCTTCGTTGAACAGGAATTGAGCAAAGCGATAGACCGAATGGACCGGGGTGCGCCGACTCGAGAACAACAATTTATTCGGCAGGTGTTTCAGTCGCAAAGTAGGAAGCTTCTCGAATCAATCGTGAGGCCGAATACAGCGCGACAGAATTGGGGAATTGCGAGCAAGTATGAAACACAGGTGGTGGGTACGAAAGTCATCGTGCTCGGTCTTGGCGGTCGGTTCATTCCCCTTCAGGGTGTCGAAGAAGCGACGGTGAAAATCGGACGAATGGCCTTTTAA
- a CDS encoding MFS transporter yields MKQASFELAALMNRRILVMLPLGFASGLPLALTSGTLQAWLTVEGVDLKTIGIFTLVGLPYTLKFLWAPVMDRVIPPWFGRRRGWMVLTQLCVAIGLVLMAATNPRIHPGWMAAYALLVAFLAASLDIVFDAYRTETLRPHERGLGAAVWVNGYRIALLASGAGALVLADHVGWQMTYLAMAAVMLAGVLTVLISPDPGFVAEAPKSMGEAVSAPLAEFFGRPHALGFLAVIILYKLGDAFASTLQTAFLIGGLGFSATDVGAVKGVGVFATLLGAFFGGLLMTRWRLVRSLLLFGVLQAVSNLGFVALAIAGKNPTALTAVIVVENVTGGMGTAAFVAVVMSLCDPRYTATQFALLSSLEALGRVFAGRPSADVVTLVGWTQFFVLTVLVALPGLWAVWRIRRFLEPEQRTVARTSLTESTRSPVSERL; encoded by the coding sequence ATGAAACAAGCATCCTTTGAGCTAGCCGCTCTCATGAATCGGCGCATCCTCGTGATGCTGCCGTTGGGTTTTGCGTCCGGCCTCCCCCTTGCGCTCACGTCCGGGACCTTACAGGCCTGGCTTACAGTGGAAGGAGTCGACCTCAAGACCATCGGCATTTTCACGCTGGTCGGTCTTCCCTATACGCTCAAGTTCCTTTGGGCCCCCGTGATGGATCGTGTGATCCCACCCTGGTTCGGGCGGCGGCGCGGCTGGATGGTCCTGACACAACTCTGTGTCGCGATCGGCTTGGTGCTTATGGCCGCGACCAATCCGCGGATTCATCCTGGATGGATGGCGGCCTATGCCTTGCTTGTCGCGTTTCTTGCCGCTTCGTTAGACATTGTTTTTGATGCCTATCGAACGGAAACGCTCCGCCCTCACGAGCGTGGATTGGGTGCCGCCGTGTGGGTGAATGGGTATCGGATCGCTCTTTTGGCCTCGGGAGCCGGCGCGTTGGTTCTTGCCGATCATGTGGGATGGCAGATGACGTATCTGGCGATGGCAGCTGTCATGCTGGCTGGTGTGCTTACTGTCCTGATCAGCCCGGACCCTGGATTCGTCGCTGAGGCTCCCAAAAGTATGGGGGAAGCAGTTAGCGCACCACTGGCGGAATTCTTTGGACGGCCTCACGCGTTGGGCTTCTTGGCCGTGATCATTCTCTATAAACTGGGAGACGCCTTTGCGTCGACGCTTCAGACGGCCTTTCTGATCGGAGGACTCGGCTTTTCCGCTACGGATGTAGGCGCCGTGAAGGGTGTAGGGGTTTTTGCAACATTGTTGGGGGCCTTTTTCGGCGGACTCTTGATGACGAGGTGGAGGCTTGTTCGGTCTCTGTTGCTCTTCGGTGTATTGCAGGCGGTTTCGAACCTCGGATTTGTCGCACTGGCCATAGCCGGCAAGAACCCAACTGCCCTCACGGCGGTGATTGTGGTTGAAAATGTGACGGGAGGAATGGGCACCGCTGCATTTGTAGCTGTGGTGATGTCGCTTTGCGATCCCCGGTATACCGCGACTCAGTTCGCGCTATTGTCTTCGTTAGAGGCGTTGGGAAGGGTCTTTGCCGGCCGCCCGTCGGCGGATGTCGTGACCCTGGTCGGATGGACACAATTTTTTGTCTTGACCGTGCTGGTGGCTTTGCCTGGTCTTTGGGCAGTATGGCGGATCCGGCGCTTTCTTGAACCAGAACAGCGGACGGTCGCGCGTACCTCTCTCACAGAGTCCACACGCTCTCCGGTTTCCGAGCGGCTATGA